In Campylobacter massiliensis, the DNA window TAGCCGAAGTCGGGATTTCTCTAAGGCTTTCTTCTTTTGATACTGCTTCATATGGCGTTAGCATACTTGTTTTTGTAGGTGTGCTGGCGCATCCTGCTAACAATGCGGACAATATCACGGTTGTGAAAAATTTGAATTTACTCATGATTTCCTCCTGTGGTAAATAAAATTTGTTTGATTATATCACTTTATCAAATAACATTAGATTATTTTTTAAGATATTTCAAGTATTTATATATACAAGCGTATATAATTTGAGCTAATTTTATATTTTTTAGAAATTAGTCCGAGTTAAAAAATTAATGACAAGTGTGAAAATATCCATATATTGATAAAAATACTTGAAAATTAGTAAAATTCACAGATGATTTATCAGGCTCGCGTTGTACGCGGCGCCAAAGCCGTTGTCGATATTTACGACGCTGACGCCGTTTGCGCAGCTGTTTAGCATCGCTAGTAGCGCCGCTAGCCCGCCGAAACTCGCGCCGTATCCCACGCTGGTGGGCACTGCGATCACCGGCACGCTAACAAGCCCTGCCAGTACGCTAGCTAGCGCGCCCTCCATGCCGGCTACCGCGATCACGACCTTTGCACCGCGTATCTGCTCTAAATTGGCGATCAGTCTATGCAGTCCCGCCACGCCCGCGTCGCTAAATTTGCGCACGTCGTTGCCTAAAAATCGCGCCGTCTCGTACGCCTCCTCCACGACCGCGCCGTCGGCGGTGCCGGCAGATACTATCGCGATGTAGCTTTGCGTGAGCGCAGGCTCTTTAAATTTGACGCTGATGACGCGGCCGCGAGCGTTAAACTCCGCCTGCGGCAAGATTTCGCGCACCAGCTCAAAAACCCGCTCGTTCGTGCGCGTGATTAGGATATTTTGCCCTCTCGCGCCGATCGCTTCTGCGATGCGTAAAATTTCATCATCAGTCTTGCCCTCGCCGTAGATCACCTCGCCTGCGCCGTTTCGCAGGGCGCGCTGGGTGTCGATTTTGGCGCAGCCCACGTCCTCGTAGGGGTAGTTTTTCAGGTATTTTAGCGCCTCTTGCTCGCTCACGCGGCCGCTTTTTATCCCTGCGAAAAGCTCTAAAATTTCATCCTCTCTCATGCAAAACATCCTCTCTAAGCCCCTTTAGATCGAGCGTCACCTCCGCTGCGCCAAGCGTCACGAGCTGCCTAACGACGCTTTTAAATTTCGCGTCGTTTAGGAAGTCCCCCATGCTAGAAAAGGGCATTTGCAGCTTTATATTTTTGCGGTCGCACCGCGCGCGGACGTTTGTGTAGCCGCTTGCGATGAGTAGATTTTCCGCCGCTTCGATCAAATTTAGCTCGCTCAGCTCGATCTCGCGCCCGTGCGGTAGGCGCGTTAGCAAGCACGCGTAGCCGGGCTTTTCGGCGGTGGGTAAATTTAACTCGCGCGAGAGCTCGCGGATATCTGATTTGGTTAAATTTATCAGCGGCGAGAGTACGCCTAGCTCCTCTTTGGCTTTGAGCCCGGGGCGATGTTCGCCCAGATCGTCTCGGTTCGTGCCGTCTGCGACGCGGCTAAATCCAAGCTCGCGGCTAAGCTCTCTAATCTCTGATTTTTTGAGGCCTTTAAGCGGCGAAAGTACGCCAAGTTCGTCTTTTGCTTTAAGCCCGGGGCGGTATTCGCCAAGATCGTCTAGGTTCGTGCCGTCGGCGACGTTTGTAAAGCCTAGATGTTTTGCTAGCTCGATTAGCCGCGTAAAAACCGCCTTTTTGCAGACGTAGC includes these proteins:
- the larB gene encoding nickel pincer cofactor biosynthesis protein LarB yields the protein MREDEILELFAGIKSGRVSEQEALKYLKNYPYEDVGCAKIDTQRALRNGAGEVIYGEGKTDDEILRIAEAIGARGQNILITRTNERVFELVREILPQAEFNARGRVISVKFKEPALTQSYIAIVSAGTADGAVVEEAYETARFLGNDVRKFSDAGVAGLHRLIANLEQIRGAKVVIAVAGMEGALASVLAGLVSVPVIAVPTSVGYGASFGGLAALLAMLNSCANGVSVVNIDNGFGAAYNASLINHL
- a CDS encoding ATP-dependent sacrificial sulfur transferase LarE, which encodes MTKLEILKNDIKKLENLAVAFSGGVDSSLLLRVAADTLGRRAVAITLKSPYMSGREIKEAVEFTRTYGIRHEILELDAPEAVKNNPQDRCYVCKKAVFTRLIELAKHLGFTNVADGTNLDDLGEYRPGLKAKDELGVLSPLKGLKKSEIRELSRELGFSRVADGTNRDDLGEHRPGLKAKEELGVLSPLINLTKSDIRELSRELNLPTAEKPGYACLLTRLPHGREIELSELNLIEAAENLLIASGYTNVRARCDRKNIKLQMPFSSMGDFLNDAKFKSVVRQLVTLGAAEVTLDLKGLREDVLHERG